One window of Marmota flaviventris isolate mMarFla1 chromosome 5, mMarFla1.hap1, whole genome shotgun sequence genomic DNA carries:
- the C5H5orf24 gene encoding UPF0461 protein C5orf24 homolog isoform X1, with translation MMHPVASSNPAFCGPGKPSCLNEDAMRAADQFDIYSSQQSKYSHTVSHKPMVCQRQDPLNETHLQPTSGRSIEIKDELKKKKNLNRSGKRGRPSGTTKSAGYRTSTGRPLGTTKAAGFKTSPGRPLGTTKAAGYKVSPGRPPGSIKALSRLADLGYGCGTAAFPYPMMHGRAVHGVEETSSEVKPPNE, from the coding sequence ATGATGCATCCAGTTGCCAGCAGTAATCCAGCGTTCTGTGGGCCTGGCAAGCCTTCCTGCCTCAATGAAGATGCCATGAGAGCTGCTGATCAGTTTGACATATATTCCTCCCAGCAAAGCAAATACAGCCACACTGTCAGCCACAAACCAATGGTTTGTCAGAGGCAAGACCCATTAAATGAAACACACTTGCAGCCTACAAGTGGCAGAAGCATAGAGATAAAAGatgaactaaagaaaaagaaaaatcttaaccGATCTGGTAAGCGTGGCCGGCCTTCAGGAACCACCAAATCAGCAGGATACCGGACCAGCACAGGCAGACCCCTGGGAACTACCAAAGCGGCTGGATTTAAGACAAGTCCAGGCAGACCCTTGGGTACAACTAAAGCTGCGGGATACAAAGTCAGCCCAGGGAGACCTCCAGGTAGCATTAAAGCTCTATCCCGTCTTGCCGATCTTGGTTATGGCTGTGGCACTGCTGCTTTTCCTTATCCAATGATGCATGGCAGAGCAGTTCATGGGGTAGAGGAAACCAGCAGCGAAGTCAAGCCAcccaatgaatga
- the C5H5orf24 gene encoding UPF0461 protein C5orf24 homolog isoform X2, whose product MMHPVASSNPAFCGPGKPSCLNEDAMRAADQFDIYSSQQSKYSHTVSHKPMVCQRQDPLNETHLQPTSGRSIEIKDELKKKKNLNRSGKRGRPSGTTKSAGYRTSTGRPLGTTKAAGFKTSPGRPLGTTKAAGYKVSPGRPPGKKQQAFRCSSDA is encoded by the exons ATGATGCATCCAGTTGCCAGCAGTAATCCAGCGTTCTGTGGGCCTGGCAAGCCTTCCTGCCTCAATGAAGATGCCATGAGAGCTGCTGATCAGTTTGACATATATTCCTCCCAGCAAAGCAAATACAGCCACACTGTCAGCCACAAACCAATGGTTTGTCAGAGGCAAGACCCATTAAATGAAACACACTTGCAGCCTACAAGTGGCAGAAGCATAGAGATAAAAGatgaactaaagaaaaagaaaaatcttaaccGATCTGGTAAGCGTGGCCGGCCTTCAGGAACCACCAAATCAGCAGGATACCGGACCAGCACAGGCAGACCCCTGGGAACTACCAAAGCGGCTGGATTTAAGACAAGTCCAGGCAGACCCTTGGGTACAACTAAAGCTGCGGGATACAAAGTCAGCCCAGGGAGACCTCCAG gaaaaaagcAGCAAGCCTTCAGGTGTTCCAGTGATGCCTGA